A window from Penicillium oxalicum strain HP7-1 chromosome VIII, whole genome shotgun sequence encodes these proteins:
- a CDS encoding putative 4-hydroxy-2-oxoglutarate aldolase encodes MTAPSTNGTHKRNPLTKGVYVPTVAFFQPDEEVDVAATERHAAYLARSGVTGLVTQGSNGEAVHLDREERKAITSATRRGVAAAGFPSLPIIAGCGAASTRETIQHCRDAAVAGADAVLVLPPSYYQALVNTDALHAHFIAVAEASPLPVLLYNFPGASAGVDLSSDDILTLSAHPNIVGCKLTCGNTGKLARVAAGAKPDFLTFGGSADFTLQTLVAGGDGVIAGTANLIPRSCAAVMDLYERGQLEEAQRVQAIVARADWVAVEGGFIAVKSALQSYHGYGGLPRRPCVMPTEKAAATIHERFREGLELERSLEKSLKTA; translated from the coding sequence ATGACGGCACCAAGCACCAACGGGACGCACAAGCGCAACCCTCTTACCAAAGGCGTCTACGTGCCCACCGTGGCCTTCTTCCAACCCGACGAGGAAGTCGATGTGGCCGCGACGGAGCGACACGCCGCGTACCTGGCTCGCAGTGGGGTCACCGGTCTGGTCACACAGGGCAGCAACGGTGAAGCGGTTCACTTGGATCGGGAGGAACGCAAGGCCATCACATCCGCCACTCGCCGGGGAGTCGCTGCCGCCGGATTTCCGAGCCTCCCCATCATTGCGGGCTGCGGTGCGGCGTCGACGCGGGAGACCATTCAGCACTGTCGAGATGCCGCGGTGGCGGGTGCTGATGCCGTACTGGTCCTTCCGCCTAGCTACTACCAGGCTCTAGTCAACACAGATGCTCTGCACGCGCACTTCATCGCCGTGGCCGAGGCGTCTCCTCTTCCCGTGCTCCTGTATAACTTCCCCGGCGCCTCCGCTGGGGTGGATTTGTCTTCCGACGATATTCTCACCCTCTCTGCCCACCCAAACATTGTTGGGTGCAAGCTCACCTGCGGTAACACAGGGAAACTGGCGCGCGTGGCAGCCGGTGCAAAGCCCGACTTTCTCACCTTTGGTGGATCGGCCGACTTCACTTTGCAGACCCTCGTTGCCGGTGGAGATGGCGTGATTGCCGGAACGGCGAATCTGATTCCACGATCCTGTGCTGCCGTGATGGACCTGTATGAGCGGGGTCAATTAGAGGAAGCGCAGAGGGTACAGGCAATTGTGGCCCGGGCAGACTGGGTGGCGGTCGAAGGAGGATTCATCGCGGTCAAGAGTGCTCTTCAGTCCTATCACGGATACGGTGGTCTGCCCCGTCGGCCGTGCGTGATGCCCACTGAGAAAGCCGCCGCGACGATCCACGAGAGATTCCGAGAAGGTCTGGAGCTGGAACGATCTCTAGAAAAGTCCCTGAAAACGGCATGA